TGTAAGCAGAGCTAGCTCCACCCAAAAAAAGAGTGGGACCCTCGTACGTGTTAGGAAAGTCTGGAAAGCTCATGATGTCATCAAGGTGCGCCGAGATGGCATCCAAGTTGACCCTCCATGCATAGTGACCATTCTGCTCCACTAGATTGGTCAACAAGAACTGACGCACTGAGTGCTCCTGTGAAGCATTCAGAACACAGTAAATCCAGTCTGTTAATATGACACCACTGCTCAAGATGTGTACTTTGACCTTTTGCGCTGGGTCTGGAAAAAGTATGTAGAATGATTATGAAAATCTACAGAACTCAGATGCGTAGAGGTGCACCCAACACAGTGCCAAGCTCTCTTTTAGACCTGTGAGCCCTCGAAGGTTAAGGGGAAGGGAGAACAACCGCATGGTAGATCTGACCTTGACCAGTTTGCGTAGCTGGTCCTCGGCCATACGTCTGGCAGTGGAGCGAGGGATGTCGCTGGAGATCTTCACATCCTTCATGGCTTGAATGTAGGAGCGGAAGTTGGTGCGTGTGGTGGTCTGAGCTGGGCTGAtgtccaccaccaccaacctcTCCACCAGACTGGGCTGGAcagagacgaggagggggacCAGGAAGGAAACAGATTgagagggcagaggaaggggggtgagTAAGAAGAAGTGAGGGATAAAGATGGTGACTAGCTGacggataaaaaaaaatacaaaaaacactCCAATCAAAGTCATCCATTAATGTGATGAATGCAACATCAGGAACGCCATTTATCACTCTGGGGTATTCACCTGCGACAGAGCAGTCGTCATGGCTACCTTGCCTCCCATGCTGTGTCCAATTAGGACACACTTCCCAATGTGCAGCTGGGCAAGCAGGTGTTTCAGGTCACTAGTCATTGCCTCGTAGGTCAACTCTGGGTTGTGCGTGCTGGTACCATGGTTACGGGCATCCACTGTCAGCACCTAACTGGACAAAGGACAGTTAGAACactag
This window of the Osmerus mordax isolate fOsmMor3 chromosome 19, fOsmMor3.pri, whole genome shotgun sequence genome carries:
- the abhd11 gene encoding sn-1-specific diacylglycerol lipase ABHD11, producing the protein MSVLCRIIQRGLLNGRTSCRFVTGQRDIFGGVPLMARSVASNCPVNLTYDVFDGKGENTPLVFLHGLFGSKSNFHSIAKSLVQRTGRKVLTVDARNHGTSTHNPELTYEAMTSDLKHLLAQLHIGKCVLIGHSMGGKVAMTTALSQPSLVERLVVVDISPAQTTTRTNFRSYIQAMKDVKISSDIPRSTARRMAEDQLRKLVKEHSVRQFLLTNLVEQNGHYAWRVNLDAISAHLDDIMSFPDFPNTYEGPTLFLGGASSAYISSDDYPEIQRLFPCADIQYIPDASHWIHADKPLDFISSIISFLQS